The Candidatus Thermoplasmatota archaeon genome contains a region encoding:
- a CDS encoding glycoside hydrolase family 15 protein, whose amino-acid sequence MITLLTGNSRVLLAVDEAGNWSQLYYPYAGQYQHVRETKLGLYDADNEEFAWLGSPGNGWRVEQEPVAHSNGAVTRHLGDGLTVEVTDMVHSNHDLIIRRIALKNGRDTTRRLRVFSYHSLTIAESMYQDTAYWDDERRTLNHYKRNYYFQLRGVPDFDAFTCGEHTLKGLQGSYVDAEDGKLEGGRISHGAADSVAQWNVTIPPSGEATVYLQVMLGHSRQEVNQFYAYLKGREVNGLAREATDFWAHWIRNKNLRVPTTLSEDAKRVYERSVFVLRNCSAGNGSIIASPDPRTLKSGGDTYNYNWWRDGGYISKAMDEVGLYDNAHRWLKFAMACQEQEGYFLHRHFPDGSVGSTWHPPPFIQIDQTATVISAAWHHFKRHGDLDELLGLWPLIKKGANFLERFVDPSMGLPLPSFDLWEEKKANFTYSTAAVYHGLERAERISEQLGKSLGRWRLSAESMRESALKHMWNPARKAFYKSLDPKEDTLDASTLLTIKLGLLPTTDPRAEDLVRTLENRLWVKDTGGLCRYENDHYYGHENPWLICTLWLAEAHLMLGRPERCRELIEWTARTASSTYLLPEQLDARTGQHTSVTPLVWSHSTFIDVVNKYARAIEGSEDGE is encoded by the coding sequence GTGATCACGCTCCTCACCGGAAACTCGCGCGTGCTGCTTGCCGTCGACGAGGCCGGAAACTGGTCCCAGCTCTACTATCCTTATGCCGGCCAGTACCAGCACGTCCGCGAGACGAAGCTCGGTCTGTACGACGCCGACAACGAGGAGTTCGCCTGGCTCGGCTCCCCCGGCAACGGCTGGCGCGTCGAGCAGGAGCCCGTCGCCCACTCGAACGGCGCGGTCACGCGCCACCTCGGCGACGGCCTGACGGTCGAGGTCACCGACATGGTGCACTCGAACCACGACCTCATCATCCGGCGCATCGCGCTCAAGAACGGCCGCGACACGACGCGCCGCCTGCGCGTCTTCTCGTACCACTCGCTCACCATCGCCGAGTCGATGTACCAGGACACGGCGTACTGGGACGACGAGCGCCGGACCCTCAACCATTACAAGCGCAACTACTACTTCCAGCTCCGGGGCGTCCCCGATTTCGACGCCTTCACCTGCGGCGAGCACACGCTCAAGGGCCTCCAGGGTTCCTACGTCGACGCCGAGGACGGCAAGCTCGAAGGCGGGCGCATCAGCCACGGCGCGGCGGACTCCGTCGCGCAGTGGAACGTCACGATCCCCCCTTCGGGCGAGGCGACGGTCTACCTCCAGGTGATGCTCGGCCACTCGCGGCAGGAGGTCAACCAGTTCTACGCGTACCTGAAGGGGCGCGAGGTGAACGGGCTCGCGCGCGAGGCCACGGACTTCTGGGCGCATTGGATCCGCAACAAGAATCTCCGGGTCCCGACCACGCTTAGCGAGGACGCGAAGCGCGTGTACGAGCGCAGCGTCTTCGTGCTGCGCAACTGCAGCGCCGGAAACGGTTCCATCATCGCCTCGCCCGACCCGCGCACGCTCAAGTCCGGCGGCGACACGTACAATTACAACTGGTGGCGCGACGGCGGCTACATCTCGAAAGCGATGGACGAGGTCGGCCTCTACGACAACGCCCACCGCTGGCTCAAGTTCGCGATGGCGTGCCAGGAGCAGGAGGGGTACTTCCTGCACCGCCACTTCCCCGACGGATCCGTGGGATCGACGTGGCACCCGCCGCCCTTCATCCAGATCGACCAGACGGCGACGGTCATCTCCGCCGCGTGGCACCACTTCAAGCGCCACGGCGACCTCGACGAGCTGCTCGGGCTCTGGCCGCTCATCAAGAAGGGCGCGAACTTCCTCGAGCGCTTCGTCGATCCCTCGATGGGGCTCCCGCTCCCGAGCTTCGATCTCTGGGAGGAGAAGAAGGCGAATTTCACGTACTCCACCGCCGCGGTGTACCACGGTCTCGAGCGCGCGGAGCGCATCAGCGAGCAGCTCGGGAAGAGCCTCGGACGCTGGCGCCTGAGCGCGGAGTCGATGCGCGAGAGCGCGCTGAAGCACATGTGGAACCCGGCCCGCAAGGCGTTCTACAAGAGCCTCGATCCGAAGGAGGACACGCTCGACGCCTCGACGCTCCTCACGATCAAGCTCGGGCTCCTCCCGACGACCGATCCCCGCGCCGAGGACCTCGTGCGGACCCTCGAGAACCGGCTCTGGGTCAAGGACACGGGCGGGCTCTGCCGCTACGAGAACGACCACTACTACGGCCACGAGAACCCGTGGCTCATCTGCACGCTCTGGCTCGCCGAGGCCCATCTCATGCTCGGTCGACCGGAACGATGCCGCGAGCTCATCGAGTGGACCGCCCGCACGGCAAGCTCGACCTACCTGCTGCCGGAGCAGCTCGACGCGCGCACCGGGCAGCACACGAGCGTGACGCCGCTCGTGTGGAGCCATTCGACCTTCATCGACGTCGTGAACAAGTACGCCCGGGCCATCGAGGGCAGCGAGGACGGCGAGTGA
- a CDS encoding carbohydrate kinase family protein — MDLPALARKLREADPGRLHVVALPDFFVDHFVTLPRHADIMPEIGRVHGQGGGNLPGFPQRLSTGGNAANTALALARLGVKSHLITRTSPFGATVLSETLGRAGVDLARVKPTGDLAVTTALEFDVPGAARRNVMLNWPGSVATFGVDDLDQNDWTLIEASDLVLVANWTLTREGGTELAQEVFRVARKAGTRTAIDTGDPSPRAAEIPTLVGDLLRSKDVDVLGVNENELRHFTGAVEAGVDEARAFAGTLSGTLDYHTSSVTASFGRAGEAVVPTFDVHCRRVTGAGDAWNAGNLTGHLLGLAPAERLVLANAVAGLYVSGMSGDHPTLEEVARFLESGPRTSAIPP; from the coding sequence ATGGATCTCCCGGCGCTCGCGCGCAAGCTCCGCGAGGCCGACCCCGGCCGTCTGCACGTGGTCGCGCTCCCCGATTTCTTCGTCGACCATTTCGTCACGCTCCCCCGCCACGCGGACATCATGCCCGAGATCGGGCGCGTGCACGGGCAGGGGGGCGGAAACCTTCCCGGCTTTCCCCAGCGTCTCTCGACGGGCGGCAACGCCGCGAACACCGCGCTCGCGCTCGCGCGCCTGGGCGTGAAGAGCCACCTCATCACGAGGACCTCGCCCTTCGGCGCGACGGTCCTCTCCGAGACGCTCGGGCGCGCGGGCGTCGACCTCGCGCGCGTGAAGCCCACCGGCGATCTCGCGGTCACCACGGCGCTCGAGTTCGACGTGCCGGGCGCCGCCCGGCGCAACGTCATGCTGAACTGGCCGGGCTCCGTCGCGACATTCGGCGTGGACGACCTCGACCAGAACGACTGGACGCTCATCGAGGCCTCCGACCTCGTGCTCGTCGCGAACTGGACGCTCACCCGCGAAGGCGGCACCGAACTTGCGCAGGAGGTCTTCCGCGTCGCCCGCAAAGCGGGGACCCGGACGGCGATCGACACGGGCGATCCGTCTCCGCGCGCGGCCGAGATCCCGACGCTCGTCGGGGATCTCCTGCGCTCGAAGGACGTGGACGTCCTGGGCGTGAACGAGAACGAGCTGCGCCACTTCACGGGCGCCGTCGAAGCCGGGGTCGACGAGGCCCGGGCGTTCGCGGGGACCCTTTCGGGCACGCTCGACTACCATACGTCGAGCGTCACGGCGAGCTTCGGACGCGCGGGCGAAGCGGTCGTCCCCACGTTCGACGTCCACTGCCGGCGCGTGACGGGCGCGGGGGACGCGTGGAACGCGGGCAACCTGACGGGACACCTGCTCGGCCTCGCCCCCGCCGAGCGGCTCGTCCTCGCGAACGCGGTCGCGGGGCTCTACGTCTCCGGCATGAGCGGGGATCACCCGACGCTCGAGGAGGTGGCCCGCTTCCTGGAAAGCGGCCCCAGGACGTCGGCTATTCCGCCATGA
- a CDS encoding dodecin has protein sequence MTVYKVVEVVGTSNTSFSDAVRAAVSRATETLDEVRWFEVKEFRGSVENDGISEFQAKVDVAFHVRPHEEPREKAAAKGGQTGRDARLHERGA, from the coding sequence ATGACGGTCTACAAGGTGGTCGAGGTGGTCGGGACGTCGAACACGAGCTTCAGCGACGCCGTGCGGGCGGCCGTGTCGCGCGCGACCGAAACGCTCGACGAGGTGCGCTGGTTCGAGGTGAAGGAGTTCCGCGGTTCGGTCGAAAACGACGGGATCTCGGAGTTCCAGGCCAAGGTCGACGTCGCGTTCCACGTCCGGCCCCACGAGGAACCTCGCGAGAAGGCCGCGGCCAAGGGCGGTCAGACCGGGCGCGATGCCCGCCTCCACGAGCGGGGGGCCTGA
- a CDS encoding superoxide dismutase produces MTYKLPDLPYAFDALEPVIDTQTMQIHHGKHHNTYVTNLNKAIEGKSDLDGKSVEALIADLSKVPADIRNVVRNNGGGHANHSLFWELMAPKGKGGEPSPDLKAAIDRDLGGLAKLKESFAAAATGRFGSGWAWVIVGADGKLQITSTPNQDSPLMGGGVVEKTGTPILGLDVWEHAYYLKYQNRRADYVTAWWDVVNWKKVSELYAKAKK; encoded by the coding sequence ATGACCTACAAGCTCCCCGACCTTCCCTACGCCTTCGACGCGCTCGAGCCCGTCATCGACACGCAGACGATGCAGATCCACCATGGAAAGCACCACAACACGTACGTCACGAACCTGAACAAGGCCATCGAGGGCAAGAGCGACCTCGACGGCAAGAGCGTCGAGGCCCTCATCGCGGACCTGAGCAAGGTTCCGGCGGACATCCGCAACGTGGTCCGCAACAACGGCGGCGGCCACGCGAACCACAGCCTCTTCTGGGAGCTCATGGCCCCGAAGGGCAAGGGCGGCGAGCCCTCCCCCGACCTCAAGGCCGCGATCGACCGCGACCTCGGCGGCCTCGCGAAGCTCAAGGAGTCCTTCGCCGCCGCCGCGACGGGCCGCTTCGGCTCGGGCTGGGCCTGGGTCATCGTGGGCGCCGACGGCAAGCTCCAGATCACCTCGACGCCCAACCAGGACAGCCCGCTCATGGGCGGCGGCGTCGTCGAGAAGACGGGCACGCCGATCCTCGGCCTCGACGTCTGGGAGCACGCGTACTACCTGAAGTACCAGAACCGCCGCGCGGACTACGTCACCGCGTGGTGGGACGTCGTGAACTGGAAGAAGGTCAGCGAGCTCTACGCGAAGGCCAAGAAGTGA
- a CDS encoding NTP transferase domain-containing protein, translated as MATGLVLAGGASRRMGRDKATLDADGAPLLVRVASALGRAGATEVRVALGDASREARYRALVPHARFVADAVADGGPVAGLVAGLADAPAGPVLIAPVDAPFLAPAAYGPLLRALEGRDAAAWTSARGSRGGVAWLFGVFDARRAGAVLAAALAAGEREVAGACRGLNAAFLPEQDLLAIPGGKRHLDNWNEPGDVVAPR; from the coding sequence GTGGCGACGGGACTCGTCCTCGCGGGCGGCGCGAGCCGGCGCATGGGCCGCGACAAGGCCACGCTCGACGCGGACGGCGCGCCGCTCCTCGTCCGCGTCGCGTCGGCCCTCGGCCGCGCGGGCGCGACCGAGGTCCGCGTCGCCCTCGGCGATGCCTCGCGCGAGGCCCGCTACCGCGCGCTCGTTCCCCACGCGCGCTTCGTCGCCGACGCCGTCGCCGACGGTGGACCCGTCGCCGGGCTCGTCGCGGGCCTCGCGGACGCGCCCGCGGGACCCGTCCTCATCGCGCCCGTCGATGCGCCCTTCCTCGCCCCCGCCGCGTATGGGCCGCTCCTTCGCGCCCTCGAGGGGCGCGATGCCGCCGCCTGGACGAGCGCGCGCGGGTCGCGCGGGGGCGTCGCGTGGCTTTTCGGCGTCTTCGACGCGCGCCGCGCCGGCGCCGTCCTTGCGGCGGCCCTCGCGGCCGGCGAGCGCGAGGTGGCGGGCGCCTGCCGCGGCCTTAACGCCGCGTTCCTTCCCGAGCAGGACCTCCTCGCGATCCCGGGCGGCAAGCGGCATCTCGACAACTGGAACGAGCCCGGCGACGTCGTCGCCCCCCGCTGA
- a CDS encoding cation:proton antiporter translates to MGAAILQDLVVVMVVAAATTIVFYRLKQPVVLGYILAGFVIGPLASPMALISDRASVDALAELGIIFLMFALGLEFNLRKLKKVGLPAIVAATLEIFIMIAVGYQIGMWLGWGMMNSVFLGAILSISSTTIIVKVLMERGEMNEEFAELAFGILIVEDLLAIVLIALLSGFGEGNLEITTLGYVGGRVLLFVLITAAIGLVLVPRLIDWVSRFQVEEVLVITVVGLAFGAALLAVKLGFSLALGAFLIGAIIAESHAVRRVEHKIVPMRDLFTAVFFVAVGMLIDPRVLVEYAVPILLISVATIVGKVIACSVGSFLAGSPGETSLKVGFSMAQIGEFSFIIAALGLTLGVTAPFLYPVAVAVCALTTLLSPYLIASTPRVVSFLSSRVPRVVTDAGDAYTRAAQRATTSTELLPGVVSRRASRMLVYSAWFIGLFIAGGYASLWLDKGVPDVAGPVTFGEDARRAGGIILIGLLGLPIIVAFAKATEALARDLARAQMFNPRRIVRGVLASRFPRIAARAAAFVGAGLLLALSAWLAWAVHPFPLPRNPIVLAASLAVVGVAGFLLWQRAEKLYVWTEETLDTLLGGDWETPHVRRLREKYPWGVDVEDVPIHAWSWGAYTSLRDLHLRERSGATVLAIQRGASAVPNPHPDLALLPGDRVILVGKREQLNRARDLLQARGGEHREGATRIPLSTQEIAIPGSSPAIGAALGDLKLRERTGARVAWLSRKDGSRVDPAPDIRLGTGDRVMFAGAPDALARVRDLLRVREGP, encoded by the coding sequence ATGGGTGCAGCGATCCTCCAGGATCTCGTCGTGGTCATGGTCGTCGCCGCCGCGACCACGATCGTGTTCTACCGGCTGAAGCAGCCGGTCGTCCTCGGGTACATCCTCGCGGGATTCGTGATCGGTCCGCTCGCCTCGCCCATGGCCCTCATCTCGGACCGCGCGTCCGTGGACGCCCTCGCGGAACTGGGCATCATTTTCCTCATGTTCGCGCTGGGGTTGGAGTTCAACCTCAGGAAGCTCAAGAAGGTCGGCCTCCCCGCGATCGTCGCGGCGACGCTCGAGATCTTCATCATGATCGCCGTCGGCTACCAGATCGGCATGTGGCTCGGCTGGGGCATGATGAACTCCGTCTTCCTCGGCGCGATCCTCAGCATCTCCTCGACGACCATCATCGTGAAGGTCCTCATGGAGCGCGGCGAGATGAACGAGGAGTTCGCCGAGCTCGCCTTCGGCATCCTCATCGTCGAGGACCTGCTCGCGATCGTCCTCATCGCCCTCCTTTCCGGCTTCGGCGAGGGGAACCTCGAGATCACGACCCTCGGCTACGTCGGCGGCCGCGTCCTCCTCTTCGTCCTCATCACGGCCGCGATCGGCCTCGTCCTCGTGCCGAGGCTCATCGATTGGGTCTCAAGGTTCCAGGTCGAGGAGGTCCTCGTCATCACGGTCGTGGGCCTCGCCTTCGGCGCGGCGCTCCTCGCCGTCAAGCTCGGCTTCAGCCTCGCGCTCGGCGCCTTCCTCATCGGCGCGATCATCGCCGAATCCCACGCCGTGCGTCGCGTCGAGCACAAGATCGTGCCCATGCGGGACCTTTTCACGGCCGTTTTCTTCGTGGCCGTGGGCATGCTCATCGATCCCCGCGTCCTCGTCGAATACGCGGTCCCGATCCTCCTCATCAGCGTCGCGACCATCGTCGGAAAGGTCATCGCGTGCAGCGTGGGCAGCTTCCTTGCGGGCTCCCCGGGCGAGACGAGCCTCAAGGTCGGCTTCTCGATGGCCCAGATCGGCGAATTCTCGTTCATCATCGCCGCGCTCGGCCTGACGCTCGGCGTGACGGCGCCCTTCCTCTACCCGGTCGCCGTCGCGGTCTGCGCCCTGACGACGCTCCTCTCGCCGTACCTCATCGCGAGCACGCCGCGCGTCGTCTCCTTCCTCTCGTCCAGGGTGCCCCGCGTCGTGACCGACGCCGGGGACGCCTACACGCGCGCCGCCCAGCGGGCCACCACGAGCACGGAGCTCCTTCCGGGCGTCGTGAGCCGTCGCGCCTCGAGGATGCTCGTCTACAGCGCGTGGTTCATCGGGCTCTTCATCGCGGGCGGGTACGCTTCGCTCTGGCTCGACAAGGGCGTTCCTGACGTCGCGGGCCCCGTGACCTTCGGCGAGGATGCGCGGCGCGCCGGCGGAATCATCCTCATCGGCCTCCTCGGGCTTCCCATCATCGTCGCGTTCGCGAAGGCGACGGAAGCCCTCGCGCGCGACCTCGCGCGGGCGCAGATGTTCAACCCGCGCCGCATCGTGCGCGGCGTCCTCGCAAGCCGATTCCCGCGCATCGCGGCGCGCGCCGCCGCCTTCGTGGGCGCGGGCCTCCTGCTCGCGCTCTCCGCGTGGCTCGCCTGGGCCGTGCACCCGTTCCCGCTCCCGCGCAACCCCATCGTCCTCGCCGCGAGCCTCGCGGTCGTCGGCGTCGCGGGCTTCCTCCTCTGGCAGCGCGCCGAGAAGCTCTACGTCTGGACCGAGGAGACGCTCGACACGCTCCTCGGCGGCGACTGGGAGACGCCGCACGTGCGACGATTGCGCGAGAAGTATCCCTGGGGCGTCGACGTCGAGGACGTGCCCATCCACGCATGGTCGTGGGGCGCCTACACGAGCCTGCGCGACCTGCACCTGCGCGAGCGGTCGGGCGCGACCGTCCTCGCGATCCAGCGCGGGGCCTCCGCGGTGCCGAACCCGCACCCCGACCTCGCGCTCCTCCCGGGCGACCGCGTGATCCTTGTGGGGAAGCGCGAGCAGCTGAACCGCGCCCGCGACCTCCTCCAGGCCCGGGGCGGAGAGCATCGCGAGGGCGCGACGCGCATTCCGCTCTCGACGCAGGAGATCGCGATCCCCGGATCCTCGCCCGCGATCGGCGCGGCGCTCGGGGACCTCAAGCTGCGCGAGCGCACGGGCGCCCGCGTCGCCTGGCTGTCCCGCAAGGACGGCAGCCGCGTCGACCCCGCGCCGGACATCCGGCTCGGCACGGGCGACCGCGTCATGTTCGCGGGCGCGCCCGACGCGCTCGCGCGCGTGCGCGACCTCCTCCGCGTGCGCGAAGGGCCTTGA
- a CDS encoding MopE-related protein, with translation MTRSGYRAAPPCHREADFLTLKTLAALFAALALAVPTALATTDDDGDGWTTPDDCDDRNPMTHPGAVEVRDGLDNDCDGWVDEGIDEDLDGVLPPEDCDDRNPAVYPGATEWADGLDNDCNGLVDDLPDADGDGIGDGFDNCRFLANPSQADFDQDGRGDACDDSDADGLTDEDELARGTEPLVRDTDRDGLLDGDEVLARETDPLDPDTDGDLVGDGREVAGGSNPRDPTSLPTPAGPLAGIALLAEAPLTDELHPVLP, from the coding sequence GTGACACGAAGCGGCTATCGTGCCGCGCCGCCATGCCATCGCGAGGCTGATTTTCTGACCCTCAAGACGCTCGCCGCTCTCTTCGCGGCCCTCGCCCTCGCGGTCCCGACCGCCCTCGCGACAACCGACGACGACGGCGACGGGTGGACCACGCCCGACGACTGCGACGACCGCAACCCCATGACGCACCCCGGAGCCGTCGAGGTGCGTGACGGCCTCGACAATGACTGCGACGGCTGGGTGGACGAGGGCATCGACGAGGACTTGGACGGCGTCCTTCCTCCCGAGGATTGCGACGACAGGAACCCCGCCGTCTATCCTGGCGCCACCGAATGGGCCGACGGGCTCGACAACGATTGCAACGGCCTCGTGGACGACCTCCCTGACGCGGACGGCGACGGGATCGGGGACGGGTTCGACAACTGCCGCTTCCTCGCCAACCCCTCGCAGGCGGATTTCGACCAGGACGGGCGCGGGGACGCGTGCGACGACTCGGACGCGGACGGGCTCACGGACGAGGACGAGCTCGCGCGCGGCACGGAGCCCCTCGTGCGCGACACGGACCGCGACGGCCTCCTCGACGGCGACGAGGTCCTTGCGCGGGAGACGGACCCGCTCGACCCCGACACGGACGGCGACCTCGTCGGCGACGGGCGCGAGGTCGCGGGCGGCTCGAACCCGCGGGACCCCACGAGCCTCCCCACGCCCGCGGGCCCGCTCGCGGGGATCGCCCTCCTCGCGGAGGCGCCGCTCACGGACGAGCTCCACCCGGTCCTCCCGTAG
- a CDS encoding DNA-directed RNA polymerase subunit N codes for MIPVRCFSCGKVIGSAYEAFKERVARGEEPKRVMDDLGVSRYCCRRMIVSQSDIVDDAAPYA; via the coding sequence ATGATTCCCGTGCGCTGCTTCAGCTGCGGAAAAGTCATCGGCTCCGCGTACGAGGCGTTCAAGGAACGCGTCGCGCGCGGCGAGGAGCCGAAGCGCGTCATGGACGACCTCGGCGTCTCGCGGTATTGCTGCCGTCGGATGATCGTGTCCCAGTCGGACATCGTCGACGACGCGGCGCCTTACGCCTGA
- a CDS encoding 30S ribosomal protein S9: MKVINTSGKRKTAVARAVVTKGEGRVRVNDTPIEIYSPELARLKIQEAIYIAGDKAGKVDVNVNVRGGGIMGQAEAARTAIARGIVEFFGDEELKDIYVSYDRTLLVNDARRKEAKHQLGKGARKRKQKSYR, translated from the coding sequence GTGAAGGTCATCAACACGAGCGGCAAGCGCAAGACCGCCGTGGCCCGCGCCGTCGTCACGAAGGGCGAGGGCCGCGTCCGCGTGAACGACACGCCCATCGAGATCTACTCGCCGGAGCTCGCCCGCCTCAAGATCCAGGAAGCGATCTACATTGCGGGCGACAAGGCGGGCAAGGTCGACGTGAACGTGAACGTGCGCGGCGGCGGGATCATGGGCCAGGCGGAAGCCGCCCGGACCGCGATCGCGCGCGGCATCGTGGAGTTCTTCGGCGACGAGGAGCTCAAGGACATCTACGTCTCCTACGACCGCACGCTGCTCGTCAACGACGCGCGCCGCAAGGAAGCCAAGCACCAGCTCGGCAAGGGCGCGCGCAAGCGGAAGCAGAAGTCGTACAGGTGA
- a CDS encoding 50S ribosomal protein L13, translated as MTTKSIISAENLVLGRLASRVAKRLLGGDTIIIVNAEKALITGTKESVMRTYNFKRDVGTRRKGPYYPRTPDRMLKRTVRGMVNYQTPRGRAAYKRLKVFLGTPAEFEGAQIESVKDARTQAARSVTLETVARELGFEVKL; from the coding sequence ATGACGACGAAGTCCATCATCAGCGCCGAGAACCTCGTGCTCGGCCGCCTCGCGAGCCGTGTCGCGAAGCGTCTCCTCGGCGGCGACACGATCATCATCGTGAACGCGGAGAAGGCGCTCATCACGGGCACCAAGGAGTCCGTGATGCGCACGTACAACTTCAAGCGCGACGTCGGTACGCGCCGCAAGGGCCCGTACTACCCGCGCACGCCGGACCGCATGCTGAAGCGCACCGTCCGCGGCATGGTGAACTACCAGACGCCGCGCGGCCGCGCCGCGTACAAGCGCCTCAAGGTCTTCCTCGGCACGCCCGCGGAGTTCGAGGGCGCCCAGATCGAGTCCGTGAAGGACGCCCGAACGCAGGCCGCCCGCAGCGTGACGCTCGAGACCGTCGCGCGCGAGCTCGGCTTCGAGGTGAAACTGTGA
- a CDS encoding 50S ribosomal protein L18e codes for MPLQYKTNPVLVDLIHRLKKAGWDHEAPIWRDIALRLEKPTKRRVEVNLSRIDRSLREGETALVPGKLLAAGELTKRVDVAAYAFSEAARAKITAAGGKCLTYDELMKANPSGTKVRIVG; via the coding sequence ATGCCTCTTCAATACAAAACCAACCCGGTCCTGGTGGACCTCATCCACCGCCTGAAGAAGGCGGGGTGGGACCACGAGGCGCCCATCTGGCGAGACATCGCGCTGCGTCTGGAGAAGCCGACGAAGCGCCGTGTCGAAGTGAATCTCAGCCGCATTGACCGCTCCCTGCGCGAAGGCGAGACCGCCCTCGTGCCCGGGAAGCTCCTTGCGGCCGGAGAGCTGACCAAGCGCGTGGACGTCGCGGCGTACGCCTTCTCGGAAGCGGCGCGCGCGAAGATCACGGCCGCCGGCGGGAAGTGCCTCACGTACGACGAGCTCATGAAGGCCAACCCGTCGGGCACGAAAGTCCGCATCGTGGGGTGA